A genomic window from Vicinamibacterales bacterium includes:
- a CDS encoding C40 family peptidase: MSRSLCSSFVIAVTILTSACATTGGTPRPFPTPRAPAPAPAPPPPTPTATVGSPSAPVPPPASAVGTFGGRSAAAYGITGTALNLRGAPYRNGGSDPTGFDCSGFVQYVFGQNGVRVPRTVSEQFRAGRDVEPSSLEPGDLVFFTTVTSGASHVGISIGGDEFVHAPSGYGEVRVERLSAPYWSTRFVGVKRIL; this comes from the coding sequence ATGAGCCGGTCCCTCTGCAGCAGTTTTGTGATCGCGGTGACGATCCTGACGTCCGCGTGCGCGACCACGGGAGGAACGCCGCGGCCGTTCCCGACGCCGCGGGCGCCGGCGCCGGCGCCCGCACCGCCGCCGCCCACGCCGACGGCGACGGTCGGATCGCCATCGGCGCCCGTGCCGCCGCCGGCATCAGCGGTCGGGACGTTCGGCGGACGCAGCGCGGCGGCGTACGGCATCACCGGCACCGCGCTCAACCTGCGCGGCGCCCCCTACCGCAACGGCGGCAGCGATCCGACCGGATTCGATTGCAGCGGATTCGTTCAGTACGTGTTCGGCCAGAACGGCGTGCGCGTGCCGCGCACGGTCAGCGAACAGTTCCGCGCCGGACGCGACGTCGAACCGTCCTCGCTCGAGCCGGGCGACCTCGTGTTCTTCACGACCGTCACCTCGGGCGCGTCACACGTCGGGATTTCGATCGGCGGGGACGAGTTCGTCCACGCGCCGAGCGGCTACGGCGAAGTCCGCGTCGAGCGGCTGAGCGCGCCGTACTGGTCTACGCGCTTTGTTGGAGTGAAACGGATCCTGTGA
- a CDS encoding HNH endonuclease: MEQTLLLNATYEPLKVVHWQKAITLWCQGKVEVISTYEREVRSVSFSFKMPSVIRLLRYIKIKRQIDYVPFSRANIYARDEHTCQYCATLLPSADLTFDHVVPVAQGGRKDWENIVTCCIPCNRRKGGRTPEQAGMHLIRLPRRPDKAPAIRITIGLRNAPDSWRDYFYWNVELDDES, from the coding sequence ATGGAGCAGACCCTGCTTCTCAACGCCACGTACGAGCCGCTGAAGGTCGTCCACTGGCAGAAGGCGATCACGCTCTGGTGCCAGGGGAAGGTCGAGGTCATCTCTACGTACGAGCGGGAAGTCCGGTCCGTCTCGTTCAGCTTCAAGATGCCGTCGGTCATCCGGCTGCTCCGCTACATCAAGATCAAGCGGCAGATCGACTACGTGCCGTTCTCGCGCGCCAACATCTACGCCCGGGACGAGCACACCTGCCAGTACTGCGCAACGCTGTTGCCCAGTGCGGATTTGACCTTCGATCATGTGGTGCCGGTCGCCCAGGGCGGCCGAAAAGACTGGGAGAACATCGTCACCTGCTGCATCCCCTGCAACCGCCGCAAGGGCGGCCGGACGCCCGAGCAGGCCGGCATGCACCTGATTCGCCTGCCCAGACGGCCCGACAAGGCTCCGGCGATCCGCATCACCATCGGCCTGCGCAACGCGCCCGATTCGTGGCGCGATTACTTCTACTGGAACGTCGAGCTCGACGACGAGAGTTGA
- a CDS encoding amino acid permease, with protein MSQLFRRKPISELIVAESGQGLKRVMGAGDLIMLAIGAVIGAGIFSSIGTAAAGETLPTGEIVRYGAGPALIFSFILLGVVCGLAGLCYAELASMIPQAGSAYAYSYATLGELIAWIIGWDLILEYAVGNIAVAIAWSGYFNSLLSGFGIVLPEWLTHGYRTALLSSNPEIHGLLQTAPRIAGIPVLLNIPAALIVLAITWLLYIGVRESTRANNAMVAVKLIVLAVFIVLGGMHIDTANYTPFAPNGWRGIHQGAAIVFFAYIGFDAISTAAEETKNPQRNMPIGILGGLAICTLIYVIVGIVATGLVPYTELKAADPLARALEVAGLPIASWFVAFGAVVSLTAVLLVFQYGQPRIFMAMARDGLLPAWASKIHPKYRTPHITTIVTGLVVAFGSLFMDENEIYDLTNIGTLSAFAIVCIGVLVLRYTDPARPRPFRVPFVWGVALVGALACLYTMRGLPVHAWERFGIWLAIGLALYFVYGYRNSRLRSSA; from the coding sequence ATGAGCCAATTGTTCCGGCGCAAGCCGATCTCCGAACTCATCGTCGCGGAAAGCGGACAAGGGCTGAAGCGGGTGATGGGGGCCGGCGATCTCATCATGCTGGCCATCGGCGCGGTGATTGGCGCCGGCATCTTTTCCTCCATCGGCACCGCCGCCGCGGGTGAGACCCTGCCGACTGGTGAGATCGTCCGCTACGGCGCCGGCCCGGCGCTGATCTTCTCTTTCATCCTGCTCGGCGTCGTCTGCGGCCTGGCCGGGCTGTGCTACGCGGAGCTCGCGTCGATGATCCCGCAGGCGGGCAGCGCCTACGCCTATTCGTACGCGACGCTCGGCGAGCTGATCGCGTGGATCATCGGCTGGGACCTGATCCTCGAGTACGCGGTCGGCAACATCGCGGTCGCGATTGCGTGGAGCGGCTATTTCAATTCGCTGCTCTCCGGGTTCGGCATCGTGCTGCCGGAGTGGCTGACCCACGGCTACCGCACGGCGCTGCTCAGTTCGAATCCCGAGATCCACGGCCTGCTGCAAACCGCTCCGCGAATCGCCGGCATTCCCGTCCTGCTCAACATTCCGGCGGCGCTGATCGTGCTCGCCATCACCTGGCTGCTCTACATCGGCGTGCGCGAGAGCACGCGCGCCAACAACGCGATGGTGGCCGTGAAGCTCATCGTGCTGGCGGTGTTCATCGTCCTGGGCGGGATGCACATCGACACCGCCAACTACACGCCGTTCGCGCCGAATGGATGGCGCGGCATCCATCAGGGGGCGGCGATCGTCTTCTTCGCGTACATCGGCTTCGACGCGATCTCCACGGCGGCGGAAGAGACGAAGAATCCTCAGCGCAACATGCCGATCGGCATCCTCGGCGGCCTGGCAATCTGCACGTTGATCTACGTCATCGTCGGGATCGTGGCCACCGGACTCGTGCCGTACACCGAGCTCAAGGCGGCCGACCCGCTGGCGCGGGCGCTCGAAGTCGCGGGGCTGCCGATTGCGAGCTGGTTCGTGGCGTTCGGCGCGGTGGTGTCGCTCACCGCGGTGCTGCTCGTCTTTCAGTACGGGCAGCCGCGCATCTTCATGGCGATGGCGCGCGACGGCCTGCTGCCGGCATGGGCCTCGAAGATTCATCCCAAGTACCGCACGCCGCACATCACGACCATCGTCACGGGTCTGGTCGTCGCGTTCGGCAGCCTGTTCATGGACGAGAACGAGATCTACGACCTGACCAACATCGGCACGCTGTCGGCGTTCGCGATCGTGTGCATCGGCGTCCTGGTGCTGCGCTATACCGACCCGGCTCGACCCCGCCCCTTCCGCGTGCCGTTCGTCTGGGGCGTTGCGCTGGTGGGCGCCCTGGCCTGCCTCTACACGATGAGGGGGCTGCCGGTCCACGCCTGGGAGCGGTTCGGGATCTGGCTGGCGATCGGCCTCGCGCTCTACTTCGTCTACGGGTATCGCAACAGCCGCCTGAGATCGAGCGCGTAG
- the uvrA gene encoding excinuclease ABC subunit UvrA: MAHDWVNVRGARVHNLKNIDVDLPRDKLVVITGLSGSGKSSLAFDTIYAEGQRRYVESLSSYARQFLEQMEKPDVDLIDGLSPAIAIEQKTTGSNPRSTVGTVTEIYDYLRLLFANIGVPHCHLCGREIASQSLERIIDMVMLAPNDERVNVLAPVVRGRKGEFKKELAALRARGFTKVRVDGELRSLDEDIKLDRRRNHTIDVVVDRLILKPGIERRLTESVEVALNLADDIVVINTHEGGDRLFSRRLACTYCGVSMPEMTPRAFSFNSPHGACSDCQGLGAVYDFDPARLVPDESLSLADGAIAPWAKGDRKLVKEALASLSRTFAIDLAMPFRRLPKKLRDVLFYGARKDGASDKKTKSAERDPFGAGFEGLVPNLRRRYEEGSWVDQESLEPYRALRPCPTCQGQRLKPQSRAVRVKGRTMTEYVDLPIAEAVKVFEALELTDREALIASRVLREIRDRLRFLNEVGVGYLTLGRSAATLSGGEGQRIRLATQIGSNLTGVLYVLDEPSIGLHQRDNRALLATLARLRDLGNTVVVVEHDEETIRSADYVIDLGPGAGEHGGTLIFQGPPAALMQDGDGSLTAAYLKGELSIATPAERRPATRGSLMIKGARENNLKDIDVEIPLGVLITVTGVSGSGKSTLVNEILYRSLARELYRAADEPGAHTAIDGIDQIDKVIQIDQSPIGRTPRSNPATYTGLFTFIRELFAMLPDAKARGFRPGRFSFNVKGGRCETCQGDGVIAIEMHFLPNVYVTCEQCKGRRYNRETLDIKYRGKSIADVLDLTVDQALPLLENFPPIANKLRTLQDVGLGYLGLGQSATTLSGGEAQRVKLAKELSRRGTGRTLYILDEPTTGLHFADTHKLLDVLNKLVDQGNTVVIIEHNLDVIKSADYVIDLGPEGGAGGGRIVAQGTPEAVSRSRESFTGRFLAEIFAAA, encoded by the coding sequence ATGGCACACGACTGGGTGAACGTGCGCGGAGCGCGCGTCCACAACCTCAAGAATATCGACGTCGATCTGCCTCGCGACAAGCTGGTCGTGATCACCGGTCTCTCGGGATCCGGCAAGTCCTCGCTCGCCTTCGACACGATCTACGCCGAGGGGCAGCGGCGCTACGTGGAGTCGCTGTCGTCGTACGCCCGCCAGTTCCTCGAGCAGATGGAGAAGCCGGACGTCGATCTGATCGACGGCCTGTCGCCCGCCATCGCCATCGAGCAGAAGACGACCGGATCCAACCCCCGGTCCACCGTCGGCACGGTGACGGAAATCTACGACTACCTGCGCCTGCTGTTCGCCAACATCGGCGTGCCGCACTGCCATCTCTGCGGCCGCGAGATCGCGTCGCAGTCGCTCGAGCGGATCATCGACATGGTGATGCTCGCGCCGAACGACGAGCGCGTGAACGTGCTGGCCCCGGTCGTTCGCGGCCGCAAGGGGGAGTTCAAGAAGGAGCTCGCGGCGCTGCGCGCGCGCGGCTTCACCAAGGTGCGCGTCGACGGCGAGCTGCGTTCGCTCGACGAGGACATCAAGCTCGATCGCCGCCGCAATCACACCATCGACGTCGTCGTCGACCGCCTGATCCTGAAGCCCGGGATCGAGCGGCGCCTGACCGAGTCGGTCGAAGTGGCGCTGAATCTGGCGGACGACATCGTCGTCATCAACACGCACGAGGGGGGCGATCGCCTGTTCTCGCGGCGGCTGGCCTGCACCTACTGCGGCGTCAGCATGCCGGAGATGACGCCGCGGGCGTTCTCGTTCAACTCGCCGCACGGCGCCTGTTCCGACTGCCAGGGACTGGGCGCGGTCTACGACTTCGATCCGGCGCGGCTGGTCCCCGACGAGTCGCTGTCGCTCGCCGACGGTGCCATCGCTCCGTGGGCCAAGGGGGACCGCAAGCTGGTCAAAGAGGCGCTGGCGTCGCTCAGCAGGACGTTCGCGATCGATCTGGCGATGCCGTTCCGGCGGCTGCCGAAGAAGCTGCGCGACGTGCTGTTCTACGGCGCGCGAAAGGACGGCGCGTCGGACAAGAAGACGAAGAGCGCCGAGCGCGATCCGTTCGGCGCCGGTTTCGAGGGGCTGGTGCCGAACCTGCGGCGCCGCTACGAGGAAGGCAGCTGGGTCGATCAGGAGAGTCTGGAGCCCTATCGCGCGCTGCGCCCCTGCCCGACCTGTCAGGGGCAGCGGCTCAAGCCGCAGAGCCGCGCCGTCCGCGTCAAGGGACGGACGATGACGGAGTACGTGGACCTGCCGATCGCCGAAGCGGTCAAGGTCTTCGAGGCGCTGGAGCTGACCGACCGTGAGGCGCTGATCGCGAGCCGCGTGCTGCGCGAGATCCGCGATCGGCTGCGCTTCCTCAACGAAGTCGGCGTCGGGTATCTGACGCTCGGCCGCAGCGCGGCGACGCTGTCGGGCGGCGAAGGACAGCGCATCCGGCTGGCGACGCAGATCGGCTCGAATCTCACCGGCGTGCTCTATGTGCTCGACGAGCCGTCGATCGGCCTGCACCAGCGCGACAACCGCGCCCTGCTCGCCACGCTGGCGCGCCTCCGCGATCTCGGCAACACCGTCGTCGTCGTCGAGCACGACGAAGAGACGATCCGCTCTGCCGACTACGTGATCGATCTCGGGCCCGGCGCCGGCGAGCACGGGGGCACGCTGATCTTCCAGGGGCCGCCGGCGGCGCTGATGCAGGACGGCGACGGCTCGCTCACCGCGGCGTATCTGAAGGGGGAGCTCTCGATCGCGACGCCGGCCGAGCGCCGGCCGGCGACCCGCGGCAGTCTGATGATCAAGGGCGCGCGCGAGAACAATCTCAAGGACATCGACGTCGAGATTCCGCTGGGCGTGCTGATCACCGTCACCGGCGTCAGCGGCTCGGGCAAGTCGACGCTCGTCAACGAGATCCTCTATCGCTCGCTGGCGCGCGAGCTGTATCGCGCCGCCGACGAGCCTGGTGCCCACACCGCCATCGACGGGATCGATCAGATCGACAAGGTGATCCAGATCGATCAGTCGCCGATCGGGCGGACGCCGCGGTCCAATCCGGCGACCTACACCGGCCTGTTCACGTTCATCCGCGAGCTGTTCGCCATGCTGCCGGACGCCAAGGCGCGCGGCTTCCGTCCGGGACGGTTCTCGTTCAACGTCAAGGGCGGCCGCTGCGAGACCTGCCAGGGGGACGGCGTCATCGCCATCGAGATGCATTTCCTGCCGAACGTCTACGTGACGTGCGAGCAGTGTAAGGGGCGCCGCTACAACCGGGAAACGCTCGACATCAAGTATCGCGGCAAGTCGATCGCGGACGTGCTGGATCTCACGGTGGACCAGGCGCTGCCGCTGCTGGAGAATTTCCCGCCGATCGCCAACAAGCTGCGCACGCTGCAGGACGTCGGCCTCGGGTATCTCGGACTGGGCCAGTCGGCGACCACGCTGAGCGGGGGCGAGGCGCAGCGCGTCAAGCTCGCCAAGGAGCTGTCACGCCGGGGGACCGGACGGACGCTCTACATCCTCGACGAGCCGACCACCGGGCTGCACTTCGCGGACACCCACAAGCTGCTCGACGTGCTGAACAAACTTGTCGATCAAGGCAACACAGTTGTAATCATCGAGCACAATCTCGACGTCATCAAATCGGCCGATTACGTCATCGATCTCGGGCCCGAGGGCGGGGCGGGCGGCGGCCGGATCGTCGCGCAGGGGACTCCTGAAGCGGTGTCGCGGAGCCGAGAATCCTTCACAGGACGCTTCCTTGCCGAGATCTTCGCTGCGGCGTAA
- the lpxC gene encoding UDP-3-O-acyl-N-acetylglucosamine deacetylase has translation MIAQRTLRRPVSCSGIGLHSGNKVTLSLKPAPADFGIRFQRADLGGLEVPATVTHLGGIQLATGLTREAVSVETVEHLLAALTALGIDNVIVELNSPEVPIMDGSAAPFVYLILNEAGVKKLTAPKKFLKVLRPISLSQGDKRIALYPSDHFKVTYSISFDHPLIRHQSRTMRITEETFVEEIAPARTFGFLKEVEMLRQRGLALGGSLENAIVLGETGVLNNALRFEDEFVRHKILDAIGDLSLVGYPVIGHLVAHRAGHALHTAFAARILEEMDAWKVVEADGVSGAVVPVPAAAKAPQPVA, from the coding sequence ATGATCGCGCAGCGCACCCTTCGTCGTCCTGTCTCCTGCTCCGGAATCGGTCTGCACTCCGGCAACAAGGTCACGCTGTCGCTGAAACCGGCGCCGGCGGACTTTGGCATCCGATTCCAGCGCGCGGATCTCGGCGGCCTCGAAGTTCCGGCCACCGTTACGCACCTGGGAGGCATTCAGCTCGCCACCGGCCTCACCCGCGAAGCGGTGTCGGTCGAGACGGTCGAGCACCTGCTCGCGGCGCTGACGGCGCTCGGCATCGACAACGTCATCGTCGAGCTGAACAGCCCCGAAGTGCCGATCATGGACGGCAGTGCCGCGCCGTTCGTCTATCTGATCCTGAACGAGGCGGGCGTCAAGAAACTGACGGCGCCGAAGAAGTTCCTGAAGGTGCTGCGTCCGATCTCCCTGAGCCAGGGGGACAAGCGGATCGCGCTCTATCCCTCGGATCACTTCAAGGTCACCTACAGCATCAGCTTCGATCATCCCCTGATCCGGCACCAGTCGCGGACGATGCGGATCACGGAGGAGACGTTCGTCGAGGAGATCGCTCCGGCGCGGACGTTCGGCTTCCTGAAGGAAGTCGAGATGCTGCGGCAGCGCGGACTGGCGCTCGGCGGCTCGCTCGAGAACGCGATCGTGCTGGGCGAGACCGGCGTGCTGAACAACGCCCTGCGCTTCGAGGACGAGTTCGTGCGCCACAAGATTCTCGACGCCATCGGCGATCTCTCGCTGGTCGGCTACCCGGTCATCGGCCACCTGGTTGCGCACCGCGCGGGTCACGCGCTGCACACGGCGTTCGCCGCGCGGATCCTGGAAGAAATGGATGCGTGGAAGGTCGTCGAGGCGGACGGCGTGTCCGGGGCGGTCGTGCCGGTCCCGGCGGCCGCCAAGGCGCCACAGCCCGTGGCGTAG
- a CDS encoding radical SAM protein, whose protein sequence is MSLNYLATRFTCSWPWSTMVLLCDGRLVCGCADPYGKRVLGDLKTEASVSAVWTGERASSLRRDLVNGGSKFCGDCPLKLPLKKDEAPPRRGLDVGLLPSRLYIECTAACNISCNQSCCAPETGITRTRQAGMLDYDLFTRVVDEAGPSLGRIDFFNYGEAFLHKRALDMVEYIKSRFPHVYLYTSTNGLALTEEGARRLARSGIDEVTFSIDGATPESYVKYRQRGDFAKAIRNLSALVDEKRKRGLDVPFVNWRYILFTHNDSDAEMTRARSMAAEIGVDRLSWEITDHPEDMFSRRFVPGTPEYERIANEIWDRSGLGNAIPGATPRAAIEVGRGSWLDRVGGAPLKARAGEPLAITTRVTNLSTRPFPATATYGRRLVRLGAQLCAADGTLLNRDYERAWLPSHLQAGATVEIPITVKAPETPGRYRLKFDLVSEGIDWFEQSGSRTTVRDLEVN, encoded by the coding sequence GTGTCCCTCAACTACCTGGCGACCCGGTTTACGTGCAGCTGGCCGTGGAGCACGATGGTGCTCCTGTGCGACGGCCGGCTGGTCTGCGGCTGCGCCGACCCCTACGGCAAGCGGGTTCTGGGCGATCTGAAGACGGAGGCGTCGGTGTCCGCGGTGTGGACCGGCGAGCGTGCCTCCAGCCTGCGGCGGGACCTCGTCAACGGCGGATCGAAATTCTGCGGCGACTGCCCGCTCAAGCTTCCGCTCAAGAAGGACGAGGCGCCGCCCCGGCGCGGACTCGACGTCGGGCTGCTCCCGTCCCGGCTCTACATCGAATGCACCGCCGCCTGTAACATCTCGTGCAATCAATCGTGCTGCGCCCCGGAAACCGGGATCACCCGCACGCGGCAGGCGGGGATGCTGGACTACGACCTGTTCACCCGGGTCGTGGACGAGGCCGGCCCCTCGCTCGGCCGCATCGACTTCTTCAACTACGGCGAGGCGTTCCTCCACAAGCGCGCGCTCGACATGGTCGAGTACATCAAGTCGCGCTTCCCTCACGTGTATCTCTACACGAGCACCAACGGCCTGGCGCTCACCGAGGAGGGCGCGCGGCGGCTGGCCCGATCCGGCATCGACGAAGTCACCTTCTCGATCGACGGCGCCACGCCCGAGAGCTACGTGAAGTACCGCCAGCGCGGCGACTTCGCCAAGGCGATCCGCAACCTGTCGGCGCTGGTCGACGAGAAACGGAAGCGCGGCCTCGACGTGCCGTTCGTCAACTGGCGCTACATCCTCTTCACGCACAACGACAGCGACGCCGAGATGACGCGGGCGAGGTCCATGGCGGCCGAGATTGGCGTCGATCGTTTGAGCTGGGAGATCACCGATCACCCGGAGGACATGTTCTCGCGGCGGTTCGTCCCCGGCACGCCCGAGTACGAGCGCATCGCCAACGAGATCTGGGATCGGAGCGGGCTCGGCAATGCCATCCCCGGCGCGACGCCGCGCGCGGCGATCGAGGTCGGCCGAGGATCCTGGCTCGATCGCGTCGGCGGCGCCCCGCTGAAGGCGCGCGCGGGCGAGCCGCTGGCCATCACCACCCGGGTCACCAATCTGTCGACCCGTCCGTTCCCCGCAACCGCGACCTACGGACGCCGCCTGGTCCGCCTTGGCGCGCAGCTCTGCGCCGCGGATGGAACCCTGCTCAACCGCGACTACGAGCGCGCCTGGCTCCCGTCCCACCTGCAGGCGGGCGCGACCGTCGAGATCCCGATCACCGTGAAGGCGCCGGAGACACCCGGCCGCTACAGATTGAAGTTCGATCTGGTGAGCGAGGGAATCGACTGGTTCGAGCAGTCGGGGTCGCGGACGACGGTTCGAGACCTGGAGGTCAACTAG
- a CDS encoding STAS domain-containing protein, with protein MNITTEHANGIAVVRVGESRLMYPLLSEFSAAVQKLIASGERRVVVDLSSVGYVDSATIGCLMDLYRQASAAGGALKLAGVQKRVETMLTMTGAQNFIEVHPDEPSAVKSFGA; from the coding sequence ATGAACATCACGACCGAACACGCCAACGGCATCGCCGTCGTCCGCGTGGGCGAATCACGCCTCATGTATCCGCTGCTGTCGGAGTTCTCCGCGGCGGTGCAGAAGCTGATCGCCTCGGGCGAGCGCCGCGTGGTCGTCGACCTCTCGTCGGTCGGGTACGTCGACAGCGCGACCATCGGCTGCCTGATGGATCTCTACCGGCAGGCCAGCGCCGCCGGCGGCGCGCTCAAGCTCGCCGGCGTGCAGAAGCGCGTCGAGACCATGCTGACGATGACCGGGGCCCAGAACTTCATCGAGGTGCACCCGGACGAACCCAGCGCCGTCAAAAGCTTCGGAGCCTGA
- a CDS encoding sigma-70 family RNA polymerase sigma factor, translated as MSADSAAAQPATPDSLIEQCLAGDQLAWEQVVRQNWRKVFNVAYKFVGKHDEAEDLTQDIFLKIFKALNTFDRRANFQTWIISISRNLCIDHYRSVRKERQTIARDVDSTDLQPATSERGPYAQAEHQDLRAQLRQALETLPVTLRTAVVLRDLQELSYQEIADRLGLPEGTVKSRINRGRIELAHQLKRLQDKQPVRPRKRGARSVG; from the coding sequence ATGTCTGCTGATTCCGCGGCTGCGCAGCCCGCCACGCCCGACAGTCTCATCGAGCAGTGCCTGGCCGGCGATCAGCTGGCCTGGGAACAGGTGGTGCGGCAGAACTGGCGCAAGGTCTTCAACGTCGCCTACAAATTCGTCGGCAAGCATGACGAGGCGGAAGATCTGACGCAGGACATCTTCCTGAAGATCTTCAAGGCGCTGAACACGTTCGATCGCCGCGCCAACTTCCAGACCTGGATCATCAGCATCAGCCGCAACCTGTGCATCGATCATTATCGCAGCGTGCGCAAGGAGCGGCAGACGATCGCGCGGGACGTGGACTCGACCGACCTGCAGCCGGCCACCAGCGAGCGCGGGCCGTACGCGCAGGCCGAGCATCAGGATCTCCGCGCGCAGCTGCGGCAGGCGCTGGAGACGCTGCCGGTGACGCTGCGCACCGCCGTGGTGCTGCGCGATCTGCAGGAGCTGTCGTATCAGGAGATCGCGGATCGCCTCGGCCTGCCCGAGGGGACCGTGAAGTCGCGTATCAACCGGGGGCGCATCGAGCTGGCGCACCAATTGAAGCGGCTGCAGGACAAGCAGCCGGTTCGCCCGCGGAAGCGCGGCGCGAGGAGTGTGGGATGA
- the lysA gene encoding diaminopimelate decarboxylase produces MTGFYRQGAALVCDGVPLDSIAATHGTPLYVYSAATIAERYRAIDEAFAGYPHTIHYALKANSTLAIARLLRALGSHADANSGGEIDVALRAGFLPPQIVFTGVGKTAAELGHAIDLGVRSINVESEGEIERIEALSRARKTRTRIAIRVNPDVDASTHPHISTGLKTNKFGIPLDQVRALCARHRGRPNIQIVGLHAHVGSQITSVDPLARAAAALVTLAGEVAIDGTTIEHLDIGGGLGVSYDGSPVPGAADYARAVLPIVRASGLAIVLEPGRHIVAPAGALVTRVVDVKERGSASDSLFVVMDAGMTELIRPMMYNAFHRIEPVVENGARPVTADIVGPLCESSDTLGKNRTIPRPAVGDFYAVLDTGAYGSVMASNYNRRLLPAEVMVENGEVRLIRRRQTLEDVLALEL; encoded by the coding sequence GTGACCGGATTTTACCGTCAGGGCGCCGCGCTGGTGTGCGACGGCGTGCCGCTCGACTCGATCGCCGCCACGCACGGGACGCCGCTCTACGTCTACAGCGCCGCGACCATCGCGGAGCGCTATCGCGCCATCGACGAGGCGTTCGCCGGCTATCCGCACACCATCCATTACGCCCTCAAGGCGAACTCGACGCTCGCCATCGCCCGACTGCTGCGCGCCCTGGGCAGCCACGCCGACGCGAACTCGGGCGGCGAGATCGACGTCGCGCTCCGCGCCGGCTTCCTGCCGCCGCAGATCGTGTTCACCGGCGTCGGCAAGACCGCGGCGGAGCTCGGCCACGCGATCGATCTCGGCGTCCGCAGCATCAACGTCGAATCGGAAGGAGAGATCGAGCGCATCGAGGCGCTGTCGCGCGCGCGCAAGACGCGCACGCGGATCGCCATCCGGGTGAATCCGGACGTCGACGCCAGCACCCACCCGCACATCTCGACCGGGTTGAAGACCAACAAGTTCGGCATACCGCTCGATCAGGTGCGCGCGCTCTGCGCCCGCCATCGCGGCCGGCCGAACATCCAGATCGTCGGTCTCCACGCCCACGTCGGGTCGCAGATCACCAGCGTGGATCCGCTGGCGCGCGCCGCGGCGGCGCTGGTGACGCTCGCCGGCGAGGTCGCGATCGACGGGACGACGATCGAGCATCTCGACATCGGCGGCGGCCTCGGCGTCTCCTACGACGGCTCTCCGGTGCCCGGCGCGGCCGACTACGCGCGCGCGGTGCTGCCCATCGTCCGCGCGTCGGGCCTCGCCATCGTGCTCGAGCCGGGACGCCATATCGTCGCGCCCGCCGGTGCGCTGGTGACCCGCGTGGTCGACGTCAAGGAGCGCGGGTCGGCGTCAGACAGCCTGTTCGTCGTCATGGACGCCGGCATGACGGAGCTGATCCGGCCGATGATGTACAACGCCTTCCATCGCATCGAGCCGGTCGTCGAGAACGGCGCCCGGCCGGTGACCGCGGACATCGTCGGGCCGCTCTGCGAGAGCAGCGACACGCTCGGCAAGAACCGCACGATTCCGCGGCCGGCGGTCGGCGATTTCTACGCGGTCCTCGACACCGGAGCCTATGGCTCGGTGATGGCGTCGAACTACAACCGCCGGCTGCTGCCCGCGGAAGTCATGGTCGAGAACGGCGAAGTCCGCCTGATCCGCCGCCGCCAGACGCTCGAGGACGTGCTCGCCCTGGAGCTCTGA
- the tmk gene encoding dTMP kinase, which produces MIAFEGLDQSGKQTQAEALQQALEHRGRTCLLLDFPSYETRIGNEIEAGLHGGRDYGPDVMQLLYVANRYEKKPRIQASLAEGTIVICDRYLASSIAYGEAFGLDGAWLSEMQKYLPPPDLTILLDIAPDTAAGRKTSNRDKYERDLALLSRVRESYRRQAASPRWLRLDGERPKDAVAAEVFAAVSRLI; this is translated from the coding sequence TTGATCGCGTTCGAAGGACTCGATCAAAGCGGCAAGCAGACGCAGGCCGAAGCGCTGCAGCAGGCGCTCGAGCACCGCGGACGCACGTGCCTGCTGCTCGATTTCCCTTCGTACGAGACCCGGATCGGGAACGAGATCGAGGCCGGTCTGCACGGCGGCCGCGATTACGGGCCTGACGTCATGCAGCTGCTCTACGTGGCGAATCGCTACGAGAAGAAACCGCGCATCCAGGCCTCCCTCGCCGAGGGAACCATCGTGATCTGCGATCGCTACCTGGCCTCGAGCATCGCGTACGGCGAGGCCTTCGGGCTCGACGGCGCGTGGCTGTCCGAGATGCAGAAGTACCTGCCGCCGCCGGACCTCACGATTCTGCTCGACATCGCGCCGGACACCGCCGCCGGACGGAAGACCAGCAACCGCGACAAGTACGAGCGCGATCTCGCGCTGTTGTCGCGCGTGCGCGAGAGCTATCGGCGCCAGGCGGCGTCGCCGCGCTGGCTTCGCCTCGACGGCGAGCGTCCGAAGGACGCCGTCGCGGCCGAGGTGTTCGCCGCGGTCAGCCGCCTGATCTGA